In Cynocephalus volans isolate mCynVol1 chromosome 3, mCynVol1.pri, whole genome shotgun sequence, one DNA window encodes the following:
- the ISLR2 gene encoding immunoglobulin superfamily containing leucine-rich repeat protein 2 → MVPLRALWLAWALLGVAGACPEPCACVDKYAHQFADCAYKELREVPEGLPANVTTLSLSANKITVLRRGAFADVTQVTSLWLAHNEVRTVELGALAVLSQLKNLDLSHNLISSFPWSDLRNLSALQLLKMNHNRLGSLPRDALGALPDLRSLRINNNRLRTLEPGTFDALSALSHLQLYHNPFHCGCGLVWLQAWAANTRVSLPEPDSIACASPPALQGVPVHRLPALPCAPPTVRLSAEPSPEAPGTPLRAGLAFLLHCVAEGHPTPRLQWQLQIPGGTVVLEPPVLSGEDEGDAEVDREGEGDVDYQTQTEAPTPTPAPAWPAPPATPRFLALANGSLLVPLLSAKEAGVYTCRARNELGANSTSVRVAVAAAGPPKHAPGAGGEPDGQASTSERKSTTKGRGNSVLPSKPEGKTKGQGLARVSVFGETEIEVVPEEEAGEGEEAEDQVPADPAEEQHCGHGDPSRYVSNHAFNQSAELKPHVFELGVIALDVAEREARVQLTPLAARWGPGPGGAGGAGRPGRRPLRLLYLCPAGGGAAVQWSRVEEGVNAYWFRGLRPGTNYSVCLALAGEACHVQVVFATKKELPSLLVIVAVSVFLLVLATVPLLGAACCHLLAKHPGKPYRLILRPQAPDPMEKRIAADFDPRASYLESEKSYPAGGEAGGEEPEEVPGMGLDEDAEQEDPDGDLHREESLAACSLVESQSKANQEEFEAGSEYSDRLPLGAEAVNIAQEINGNYRQTAG, encoded by the coding sequence ATGGTGCCCCTTAGGGCCCTGTGGTTGGCCTGGGCTCTGCTAGGAGTGGCCGGAGCGTGTCCAGAGCCGTGCGCCTGCGTGGACAAGTATGCTCACCAGTTCGCGGACTGCGCCTACAAAGAGCTGCGTGAGGTGCCCGAAGGACTGCCAGCCAACGTGACCACCCTTAGTTTGTCCGCCAACAAGATCACCGTGCTACGGCGCGGGGCTTTTGCCGACGTCACGCAGGTTACGTCGCTGTGGCTGGCGCACAATGAGGTGCGTACAGTGGAGCTGGGCGCGCTGGCGGTGCTGAGCCAGCTCAAGAACCTCGACCTGAGCCACAACCTCATATCCAGCTTCCCGTGGAGCGACCTGCGTAACCTGAGCGCGCTGCAGCTGCTCAAAATGAACCACAACCGCCTGGGCTCGCTGCCCCGGGATGCACTCGGAGCGTTGCCAGACCTGCGCTCCCTGCGCATCAACAACAACAGGCTGCGTACGTTGGAGCCTGGCACCTTCGACGCACTAAGCGCGCTGTCACATCTGCAACTCTATCACAATCCCTTTCACTGCGGCTGCGGCCTTGTGTGGCTGCAGGCTTGGGCAGCGAACACTCGGGTTTCGTTACCGGAGCCCGACTCCATTGCGTGTGCCTCGCCTCCCGCGCTTCAGGGAGTACCTGTGCACCGCCTGCCCGCCCTGCCCTGTGCCCCACCCACCGTGCGTCTAAGTGCAGAACCGTCGCCTGAGGCGCCTGGCACCCCCCTGCGGGCGGGTTTGGCGTTCTTGTTACACTGCGTCGCCGAAGGCCACCCCACGCCCCGCCTGCAATGGCAACTTCAGATCCCGGGTGGCACCGTAGTCCTAGAGCCGCCGGTCCTAAGTGGGGAGGACGAGGGGGACGCAGAGGTGGatagggagggggaaggagatgTGGACTATCAGACGCAGACCGAGGCCCCAACCCCAACTCCGGCACCCGCTTGGCCAGCACCGCCAGCCACCCCGCGCTTCCTGGCCCTAGCAAATGGCTCCCTGTTGGTGCCCCTCCTGAGTGCCAAGGAGGCGGGCGTCTACACATGCCGTGCACGCAATGAGCTGGGTGCCAACTCGACCTCAGTACGCGTGGCGGTGGCGGCAGCTGGGCCCCCAAAGCACGCTCCTGGAGCGGGGGGAGAACCCGATGGGCAGGCCTCGACCTCGGAGCGCAAATCCACAACCAAGGGCCGAGGCAACAGCGTCCTGCCCTCTAAGCCCGAAGGCAAAACCAAAGGCCAAGGCCTGGCCCGGGTCAGCGTCTTCGGGGAGACAGAGATAGAGGTGGTGCCGGAGGAGGAGgcaggtgagggagaggaggCCGAAGACCAGGTCCCTGCGGATCCGGCAGAGGAGCAGCACTGCGGCCATGGGGATCCCTCTCGGTACGTGTCTAACCACGCGTTCAACCAGAGCGCAGAGCTCAAGCCGCACGTCTTCGAGCTGGGTGTCATCGCGCTGGACGTGGCGGAGCGCGAGGCGCGGGTGCAGCTGACACCGCTGGCGGCGCGCTGGGGCCCTGGGCCCGGCGGGGCTGGGGGAGCTGGGCGGCCCGGGCGGCGGCCCTTGCGTCTACTCTATCTGTGTCCAGCGGGAGGCGGCGCGGCAGTGCAGTGGTCCCGCGTGGAGGAAGGCGTCAACGCCTACTGGTTCCGCGGCCTGCGGCCAGGCACCAACTACTCTGTGTGCCTAGCTCTGGCGGGCGAGGCCTGCCACGTGCAAGTGGTGTTCGCCACCAAGAAAGAGCTGCCCTCGTTGCTGGTCATCGTGGCAGTGAGTGTATTCCTCCTGGTGCTGGCCACCGTGCCGCTGCTGGGTGCCGCCTGCTGCCATCTGCTGGCCAAACACCCGGGCAAGCCCTACCGTCTTATCCTGCGGCCTCAGGCCCCCGACCCCATGGAGAAGCGCATCGCTGCCGACTTCGACCCACGTGCCTCCTACCTCGAGTCCGAGAAAAGCTACCCGGCAGGCGGCGAGGCGGGCGGCGAGGAACCAGAGGAGGTCCCGGGGATGGGCCTTGACGAAGATGCCGAGCAGGAGGACCCAGATGGGGACCTGCACAGGGAGGAGAGCCTGGCGGCCTGCTCACTGGTGGAGTCCCAGTCCAAGGCCAACCAAGAGGAGTTCGAGGCGGGCTCTGAGTACAGCGATCGCCTGCCTCTAGGCGCAGAGGCGGTCAACATCGCCCAGGAGATTAACGGCAACTACAGGCAGACGGCGGGCTGA